The Miscanthus floridulus cultivar M001 chromosome 17, ASM1932011v1, whole genome shotgun sequence genome has a window encoding:
- the LOC136518483 gene encoding non-specific lipid transfer protein GPI-anchored 2-like — MVVATTTRRPWAAVAAASMLALLLLLPSSASAQPVPSPAAAPGPAGGGMDSACMNSLLNMSDCLTYVTKGSTARRPDTPCCPELAGLVDSNPVCLCELLSGAADSYGIAVDNARALALPGICRVATPPVSTCTALGYDVRVGPAAAPMSGSPSPMSGISPSGEGPQFPGTSPLASPPSSTSTAARRSSAVGSHLVTLAMLPLAAAAVSGML, encoded by the exons ATGGTGGTCGCCACGACGACGCGGCGGCCGTGggctgcggtggcggcggcgtcgaTGCTAgcgctcctcctgctgctgccgTCGTCGGCGAGCGCGCAGCCGGTgccgtcgccggcggcggcgccggggccCGCGGGCGGCGGGATGGACTCGGCGTGCATGAACTCGCTGCTCAACATGTCGGACTGCCTGACGTACGTGACCAAGGGGAGCACGGCGCGGCGGCCCGACACGCCGTGCTGCCCGGAGCTGGCGGGCCTCGTGGACTCCAACCCGGTCTGCCTCTGCGAGCTCCTCTCCGGCGCCGCCGACTCCTACGGCATCGCCGTCGACAACGCCCGCGCGCTCGCGCTCCCCGGGATCTGCCGCGTCGCCACCCCGCCCGTCTCCACCTGCACAG CCTTAGGGTATGACGTCCGCGTGGGCCCAGCTGCAGCGCCTATGTCAGGGTCGCCCTCGCCCATGTCAGGCATCTCTCCCTCCGGGGAGGGCCCACAGTTCCCAG GAACATCGCCGCTGGCCTCACCGCCGTCGTCGACCAGCACCGCGGCGCGGCGCTCCTCCGCCGTCGGCAGCCACCTCGTCACCCTCGCCATGCTgccgctggccgccgccgccgtcagcgGGATGCTCTAG